In one Bacillus thuringiensis genomic region, the following are encoded:
- the glmS gene encoding glutamine--fructose-6-phosphate transaminase (isomerizing) — protein sequence MCGIVGFIGEQDAKEILLKGLEKLEYRGYDSAGIAVQAENGVVVYKEKGRIAKLREIVDENVAASVGIGHTRWATHGVPSKVNAHPHQSTSKRFTLVHNGVIENYELVKKEYLQDVTFVSETDTEVIVQLMEQQVSTGLSVEEAFRNTLSLLHGSYAIGLLDAENPNMIYVAKNKSPLLVGVGDNFNVVASDAMAMLQVTDQFIELMDKEIVIVTKESITIKNLQGETIERAPFTAELDASDIEKGTYPHFMLKEIDEQPLVIRNIIQKYQDENGEIELNQDIRNAILDSDRIYIIACGTSYHAGLVGKQFIEKFAKMPVEVHVASEFSYNMPLLTERPFFIYISQSGETADSRAVLVQTNEMGHKALTITNVPGSTLSREADYTLPLYAGPEIAVASTKAYTAQLAVLSILAADIAKAKGEVLDFDLTHELGLVANAMIELCDQKEEMDALAKQFLATTRNCFFIGRSVDFYVGLEGALKLKEISYIQAEGFAGGELKHGTIALIENGTPVIALATQEHVNLGIRGNVKEVVARGANPCIISMKGLEMEGDSFVLPAVHEALAPLVAVIPLQLISYYAALHRECDVDKPRNLAKSVTVE from the coding sequence ATGTGTGGAATCGTAGGATTTATTGGAGAGCAAGATGCAAAGGAAATTTTATTAAAAGGTTTAGAAAAGCTAGAATATCGTGGATATGATTCAGCAGGTATTGCAGTACAAGCAGAGAACGGTGTTGTTGTATACAAAGAAAAAGGCCGTATCGCAAAACTTCGTGAAATCGTAGATGAGAACGTAGCAGCAAGCGTAGGTATCGGACACACACGCTGGGCTACACACGGTGTTCCAAGTAAAGTAAACGCGCATCCGCATCAAAGTACATCAAAACGCTTTACATTAGTTCATAACGGTGTAATTGAAAACTATGAATTAGTGAAAAAGGAATATTTACAAGATGTAACGTTCGTAAGTGAAACAGATACAGAGGTTATCGTACAGCTTATGGAACAACAAGTGAGCACAGGATTAAGTGTAGAAGAAGCGTTCCGTAATACACTATCTCTTTTACATGGCTCTTATGCAATCGGATTACTTGATGCTGAAAATCCAAACATGATTTATGTTGCTAAAAACAAAAGCCCGCTATTAGTAGGTGTTGGTGACAACTTTAATGTTGTGGCAAGCGACGCTATGGCGATGTTACAAGTTACAGATCAATTTATTGAGTTAATGGATAAAGAAATCGTAATTGTAACGAAAGAAAGTATTACAATTAAAAACTTACAAGGTGAAACGATTGAACGTGCACCGTTTACAGCGGAATTAGACGCAAGTGATATTGAAAAGGGAACATATCCTCATTTCATGCTTAAAGAAATCGATGAGCAACCACTTGTAATCCGTAATATAATTCAAAAGTATCAAGATGAAAATGGCGAAATTGAATTAAATCAAGACATCCGCAATGCGATTTTAGATAGCGATCGTATTTACATCATTGCATGTGGAACGAGTTATCATGCAGGTCTTGTTGGAAAACAATTTATCGAGAAGTTTGCAAAAATGCCAGTTGAAGTACACGTGGCAAGTGAATTCTCTTATAACATGCCATTATTAACAGAAAGACCATTCTTCATTTACATTTCACAAAGTGGTGAAACAGCTGATAGCCGTGCAGTACTTGTGCAAACAAATGAAATGGGCCATAAAGCCTTAACAATTACAAACGTGCCTGGTTCTACACTTTCTCGTGAAGCTGATTATACACTTCCGTTATACGCTGGACCAGAAATTGCAGTTGCATCAACGAAAGCTTACACAGCACAGCTTGCAGTACTTTCAATTTTAGCAGCTGATATTGCTAAAGCAAAAGGTGAAGTTCTTGATTTCGATTTAACACACGAACTAGGACTTGTAGCAAATGCAATGATAGAACTTTGTGATCAAAAAGAAGAAATGGACGCATTAGCAAAACAATTTTTAGCAACAACGCGTAACTGTTTCTTCATCGGACGTAGCGTAGACTTCTACGTAGGATTAGAAGGCGCGTTAAAACTAAAAGAAATCTCTTACATCCAAGCAGAAGGATTCGCTGGAGGAGAGTTAAAACACGGTACAATCGCTTTAATTGAAAATGGTACACCAGTTATTGCACTTGCTACACAAGAGCACGTAAACCTTGGAATTCGTGGTAACGTGAAAGAAGTAGTAGCACGCGGAGCTAACCCATGTATCATCTCAATGAAAGGCTTAGAAATGGAAGGTGACAGCTTCGTATTACCAGCTGTACACGAAGCACTAGCACCGCTAGTAGCAGTTATTCCATTACAACTTATCTCATACTACGCAGCACTTCACCGCGAGTGTGACGTTGATAAGCCACGTAACTTAGCTAAGTCTGTTACTGTTGAGTAG
- the glmM gene encoding phosphoglucosamine mutase yields the protein MGKYFGTDGVRGVANKELTPELAFKIGRFGGYVLTKDTDRPKVIIGRDTRVSGHMLEGALVAGLLSTGAEVMRLGVISTPGVAYLTKALDAQAGVMISASHNPVQDNGIKFFGSDGFKLTDEQEAEIEALLDKEVDELPRPTGTNLGQVSDYFEGGQKYLQYIKQTVEEDFSGLHIALDCAHGATSSLAPYLFADLEADISTMGTSPNGMNINEGVGSTHPEGLAELVKEKGADIGLAFDGDGDRLIAVDEKGNIVDGDQIMFICAKYMKETGQLKHNTVVSTVMSNLGFYKALEANNITSDKTAVGDRYVMEEMKRGGYNLGGEQSGHIILLDYITTGDGMLSALQLVNIMKMTKKPLSELAGEMTKFPQLLVNVRVTDKKLALENEKIKEIIRVVEEEMNGDGRILVRPSGTEPLIRVMAEAPTQEVCDAYVHRIVEVVKAEVGAE from the coding sequence ATGGGTAAATATTTTGGTACAGATGGAGTACGCGGAGTTGCAAATAAGGAGTTAACACCTGAATTAGCTTTCAAAATTGGACGTTTTGGTGGTTATGTATTAACAAAAGATACAGATCGTCCAAAAGTAATCATCGGTCGTGATACACGTGTATCTGGCCATATGTTAGAAGGAGCTTTAGTAGCAGGGCTATTATCAACTGGAGCAGAAGTAATGCGCCTTGGCGTTATTTCTACACCGGGCGTTGCTTATTTAACAAAAGCACTAGACGCACAAGCGGGTGTTATGATTTCTGCATCTCATAATCCAGTACAAGATAACGGTATTAAATTCTTTGGTTCAGACGGCTTTAAATTAACAGATGAGCAAGAAGCTGAGATTGAAGCTTTATTAGACAAAGAAGTTGATGAACTACCACGTCCGACAGGTACTAATCTTGGACAAGTGAGCGATTACTTTGAAGGTGGACAAAAATATTTACAGTACATTAAACAAACTGTTGAAGAAGATTTCTCCGGCCTACATATCGCTTTAGATTGTGCACATGGTGCAACTTCTTCTCTAGCTCCATACTTATTTGCAGACCTAGAAGCTGATATTTCAACAATGGGAACTTCTCCAAATGGTATGAATATTAATGAAGGTGTAGGATCTACACATCCAGAAGGCTTAGCTGAATTGGTAAAAGAAAAAGGAGCGGATATCGGACTTGCTTTTGATGGCGATGGCGACCGTTTAATTGCTGTAGACGAAAAAGGAAACATCGTTGACGGTGATCAAATTATGTTCATTTGTGCGAAGTATATGAAAGAAACTGGTCAATTAAAACATAATACAGTTGTTTCAACTGTTATGAGTAACTTAGGTTTCTACAAAGCACTTGAAGCAAATAATATTACAAGTGATAAAACAGCAGTTGGTGACCGCTACGTAATGGAAGAAATGAAGCGCGGAGGTTACAACTTAGGTGGAGAACAATCAGGCCATATTATCTTACTTGATTACATTACAACTGGTGATGGAATGTTAAGTGCACTTCAACTTGTAAACATCATGAAAATGACGAAAAAGCCATTATCTGAGCTTGCAGGAGAAATGACGAAATTCCCACAATTGCTAGTAAACGTTCGTGTAACAGATAAAAAATTAGCATTAGAAAACGAAAAAATTAAAGAAATTATTCGTGTTGTAGAGGAAGAAATGAACGGTGATGGCCGTATTCTTGTTCGTCCATCTGGAACAGAGCCACTTATTCGTGTAATGGCAGAAGCACCAACACAAGAAGTTTGTGATGCATATGTACATCGCATTGTAGAAGTTGTGAAAGCTGAAGTTGGCGCTGAATAA